In Paraflavitalea devenefica, a single window of DNA contains:
- the eutC gene encoding ethanolamine ammonia-lyase subunit EutC codes for MNSEWSIMNEVPADPWASLKVFTPARIALGRTGTAIPLQEVLQFRMAHAHARDAVYSMLDKETLITQLQNLQLPANLLHSQAADRHEYLQRPDKGRKLDQASAGLLTSIAGDAAQNAVAIILADGLSATAINKHAIPLLETLLPMLQQANIAVSPLSMVEQARVAIGDEIGSLLKATLAVVLIGERPGLSSPDSLGVYLTYRPQPGLTDEARNCISNIRPEGLSYQTAAGKLFYLIQESFRLQLSGISLKDNEANNLLS; via the coding sequence GTGAACAGTGAATGGTCGATAATGAATGAAGTGCCCGCTGACCCATGGGCATCACTAAAGGTATTCACCCCGGCACGTATTGCGCTGGGCAGAACGGGAACCGCCATTCCTTTACAGGAAGTATTGCAATTCAGGATGGCGCACGCGCATGCACGCGATGCCGTCTACTCCATGCTGGATAAAGAAACGCTCATCACACAGTTACAAAACTTACAGCTACCGGCAAACTTGTTGCACAGCCAGGCCGCCGACCGGCATGAATACCTGCAAAGGCCTGATAAGGGAAGAAAGCTGGACCAGGCTTCTGCCGGCTTATTAACTTCCATAGCAGGCGATGCCGCACAAAACGCTGTAGCCATTATACTGGCAGATGGATTGAGTGCTACCGCCATTAACAAACATGCCATTCCTTTACTGGAAACATTGCTGCCCATGTTGCAGCAGGCAAACATAGCGGTGTCGCCATTGAGTATGGTGGAGCAGGCACGTGTAGCCATTGGTGATGAGATCGGCAGCTTACTCAAAGCCACATTGGCCGTAGTATTAATTGGCGAAAGACCCGGCCTCAGTTCCCCGGACAGCCTGGGCGTATACCTCACTTATCGCCCGCAACCCGGCCTCACCGATGAAGCCCGCAACTGCATCTCCAACATCCGCCCGGAAGGATTAAGCTATCAAACCGCCGCCGGTAAACTCTTCTATCTTATACAAGAATCTTTCCGGCTACAGCTCTCCGGTATATCCCTCAAAGACAACGAAGCCAATAACCTGCTCTCATAG
- the fbp gene encoding class 1 fructose-bisphosphatase encodes MSTINRQVMTLDEFTIQQLRNFPHATGELSGLLRDMGLAAKRVNVEVNKAGLVDILGDAGAINVQGEDVKKLDIFANNQFMGVLQHGISCAGIASEELDDFVAFDDAVSRNSKYICMFDPLDGSGNIDVNISIGTIFSVYRRVSPIGSVATEADFLQPGRKQVAAGYMIYGSSTMLVYGTRRGVNGFTLDPSIGEFCLSHPNIKCPEFGKIYSVNHGNFFQYAPGVQQYIDQCQKKNKNNGGPYTQRYIGSMVADVHRNLLKGGIFMYPGTTDKPKGKLRLLYECNPFAFIAEVAGGKATDGTQRILDIEPTELHQRSPFFIGSRGMMEELESCL; translated from the coding sequence ATGAGTACGATCAACCGGCAGGTAATGACCCTCGATGAGTTCACCATCCAGCAGCTAAGGAATTTCCCCCATGCTACCGGTGAGCTGAGCGGGCTGTTGCGGGATATGGGCCTGGCGGCCAAAAGGGTGAATGTGGAAGTGAATAAGGCCGGACTGGTGGATATCCTGGGCGATGCAGGGGCTATCAATGTGCAGGGAGAGGATGTAAAAAAGCTCGACATCTTTGCCAACAACCAGTTCATGGGCGTGTTGCAGCATGGCATCAGTTGCGCCGGTATCGCCAGTGAAGAGCTGGACGACTTTGTGGCTTTTGACGATGCAGTAAGCCGCAACTCAAAATACATCTGCATGTTCGATCCGCTCGATGGCAGCGGTAACATTGACGTAAACATCTCCATTGGCACCATCTTCAGCGTATACCGCCGGGTAAGCCCCATTGGATCAGTGGCTACGGAAGCCGACTTCCTGCAACCCGGCCGTAAGCAGGTGGCCGCAGGATACATGATCTATGGCTCTTCCACCATGCTGGTGTATGGCACCCGCCGGGGAGTAAATGGTTTCACCCTCGATCCTTCTATCGGTGAATTCTGCCTCAGCCATCCCAACATCAAATGCCCGGAATTCGGTAAAATATACTCCGTTAACCATGGTAACTTCTTCCAATATGCGCCCGGAGTACAGCAATACATAGACCAGTGCCAGAAAAAAAACAAGAATAACGGAGGTCCCTATACACAACGGTACATTGGCAGCATGGTGGCCGATGTACACCGCAACCTGCTGAAAGGCGGCATATTCATGTATCCTGGTACTACCGACAAGCCCAAAGGCAAGCTCCGTTTATTGTACGAATGCAATCCGTTTGCATTCATAGCCGAAGTGGCCGGCGGCAAAGCTACCGACGGTACGCAACGCATACTGGACATAGAACCTACCGAACTGCACCAGCGCTCTCCTTTCTTCATAGGCAGCCGCGGCATGATGGAAGAACTGGAAAGCTGTTTATAA
- a CDS encoding aspartate kinase — MKVFKFGGASVQNIERIHLVADILRAYPDQKILVVISAMGKTTNALEKVAEAFFNNHKEEALQLFEAVKQSHLTTAKYLLVTHYNEALEQLSNFFTEVEWLLHDKPVRDYDYYYDQIVCAGELLSTGIVSAYLNEAGIANHWIDVRDIVRTDNNFRDANIDWAFTQQKINGEIRPLFDNNNIVITQGFIGATDDNESTTLGREGSDYTAAVFANMLNAESQTIWKDVEGVMNADPKSFPDAQFISDLNYTEVIEMAYYGAQVIHPKTIKPLQNKGIPLHVKCFLDKNLPGTVIHNKPVKGLPPIIVVKQQQALIHLHSRDFSFVGEKPVADLYELLAEIRIKPNLMQTGAVSIQVCLDDRADKIEKLAFAASEFFEVEVEKGLTLLTIRHYNEDILQKMITGHTIELRQQSPETVQVLMLPL, encoded by the coding sequence ATGAAGGTTTTTAAATTCGGCGGGGCCAGTGTGCAGAACATTGAGCGGATCCACCTGGTAGCAGACATCCTGCGCGCTTATCCTGATCAAAAAATACTGGTGGTCATCTCCGCCATGGGCAAAACCACCAATGCACTGGAAAAAGTAGCAGAAGCTTTCTTCAACAACCACAAGGAAGAAGCACTCCAATTGTTTGAGGCCGTTAAACAAAGCCACCTTACCACGGCCAAATACCTGCTCGTTACCCATTACAATGAAGCCCTGGAGCAACTGTCCAACTTCTTTACCGAAGTAGAATGGCTGCTGCACGACAAACCGGTACGGGATTATGACTACTACTATGACCAGATCGTTTGCGCCGGTGAACTCCTGTCTACCGGCATCGTAAGCGCTTACCTCAATGAAGCAGGCATCGCCAATCACTGGATAGATGTGCGCGACATTGTACGTACAGATAATAACTTCCGCGATGCCAACATTGACTGGGCATTTACCCAGCAGAAAATAAACGGCGAAATACGTCCGCTGTTTGACAACAACAACATCGTCATTACACAGGGCTTTATTGGCGCTACCGACGACAATGAAAGTACCACCCTGGGCCGCGAAGGCAGCGACTATACCGCCGCCGTTTTCGCCAACATGCTCAATGCCGAAAGCCAAACCATCTGGAAAGATGTGGAAGGCGTTATGAATGCCGACCCCAAATCCTTCCCCGATGCACAGTTCATCAGCGACCTCAACTATACCGAAGTCATAGAAATGGCCTATTATGGCGCACAGGTCATACACCCCAAAACCATCAAGCCCTTACAGAACAAAGGCATTCCGTTGCACGTTAAATGCTTCCTGGATAAAAACCTGCCCGGTACCGTTATCCATAACAAACCCGTAAAAGGCCTCCCGCCCATCATCGTGGTAAAGCAACAGCAGGCGCTGATACACCTCCATTCAAGGGATTTCTCCTTTGTAGGCGAAAAGCCCGTGGCCGACCTGTATGAACTGCTGGCAGAGATCAGGATAAAACCCAACCTGATGCAAACGGGCGCCGTAAGCATACAGGTATGCCTGGACGATCGTGCCGATAAAATTGAAAAACTGGCCTTCGCTGCTTCGGAGTTCTTTGAAGTAGAAGTGGAAAAAGGACTTACCCTCCTCACCATCCGCCATTACAATGAAGACATCCTGCAAAAAATGATTACCGGTCATACCATTGAACTGCGGCAGCAATCGCCCGAAACAGTACAGGTATTGATGCTGCCCCTCTAA
- a CDS encoding CAP domain-containing protein, producing the protein MGRGISYTVVLYISSFIIAFSSCSGSKPASSGKTSTTVTKKTAPAPKPSTASIAPALEDQILSLINQHRKQKGLPALEKNAVIGVEARRHTVSMASHKTPFGHNGFSYRSKVITSKIPGITATAENVAYGSRTAKEVVDGWLDSPGHKKNIEGRFRLTGIGVARDEQSVLYFTQIFAN; encoded by the coding sequence ATGGGACGTGGTATTTCTTACACAGTAGTATTGTATATCAGTAGTTTTATTATTGCATTTAGTTCCTGTTCGGGTAGTAAGCCGGCTTCTTCCGGAAAGACCTCTACAACAGTTACCAAAAAGACGGCGCCTGCGCCCAAGCCTTCCACTGCCAGTATAGCGCCCGCCCTGGAAGACCAGATATTATCATTGATCAATCAGCACCGGAAGCAAAAAGGGTTGCCTGCCCTGGAAAAAAATGCGGTGATTGGCGTGGAAGCCCGCCGTCATACGGTGTCTATGGCTTCCCACAAAACACCTTTTGGCCACAATGGTTTTTCCTACCGCTCCAAAGTGATCACTTCCAAGATACCCGGGATTACCGCTACTGCCGAAAACGTAGCCTATGGCAGCAGAACAGCCAAAGAAGTAGTGGATGGCTGGCTCGATAGTCCCGGTCATAAGAAGAATATTGAAGGCCGGTTCCGCCTCACGGGCATTGGTGTGGCAAGGGATGAGCAGAGTGTGCTGTACTTTACACAGATATTTGCGAATTGA
- a CDS encoding ethanolamine ammonia-lyase subunit EutB: MPYKTTIGNLTYQFDDLKTVLAKASPYRSGDALAGVTASSYEERVAAQIVLADIPLQDFLQQAIIPYETDEITRLIIDTHNTSAFAPVSHFTTGQFRDWLLSDAADTPILQHLAPGLTPEMVAAVSKLMRNQDLISVAHKCEVVTRFRNTLGLKGRLSVRLQPNHTTDDPKGIAASMVDGLLYGSGDAVIGINPATDSPAVAVQLLHMIDDLRQQYDIPTQSCVLCHITTALSIMPQAPVDLVFQSIGGTEQTNSSFGVNLSILQEAQEAALSLQRGTIGNNVMYFETGQGSSLSANAHAGVDQQTCEARAYAVARRFSPLLVNTVVGFIGPEYLYDGKQIIRAALEDHFCGKLLGLPMGVDVCYTNHAEADQDDMDNLLTLLGVAGCNYIMGIPGADDIMLNYQSTSFHDALYVRKVLGLRPAPEFEQWLVRQGIMSNEGNLLKVSGTHKLLTAINYK, from the coding sequence TTGCCTTACAAAACCACCATAGGAAACCTCACCTACCAGTTTGATGACCTGAAAACGGTACTGGCCAAAGCCTCCCCCTACCGCTCGGGCGATGCCCTGGCAGGCGTTACAGCATCCAGTTACGAAGAACGGGTAGCTGCACAGATCGTGCTGGCCGATATACCCTTACAGGACTTCCTGCAGCAGGCCATCATTCCCTACGAAACCGACGAAATCACCCGGCTCATCATAGATACCCACAATACCAGCGCTTTCGCACCGGTCAGTCATTTTACCACCGGCCAGTTCAGGGACTGGTTACTGAGTGATGCGGCCGATACCCCCATCCTGCAACACCTGGCACCGGGCCTTACCCCCGAAATGGTGGCCGCCGTATCAAAGCTCATGCGTAACCAGGACCTCATCAGCGTGGCCCATAAATGTGAAGTGGTTACCCGCTTCAGGAATACGCTGGGCCTTAAAGGCAGGCTTTCCGTACGACTGCAGCCCAATCACACTACCGACGATCCCAAAGGCATTGCGGCCAGTATGGTAGATGGATTGCTCTATGGCAGTGGCGATGCCGTCATTGGTATCAATCCGGCAACGGATAGCCCGGCGGTGGCGGTACAGCTATTGCACATGATAGACGACCTGCGGCAGCAATACGACATTCCCACGCAGTCCTGTGTACTGTGCCATATTACCACTGCTTTATCCATCATGCCACAGGCGCCGGTTGACCTCGTATTCCAATCCATTGGCGGTACCGAACAAACCAATAGCAGCTTTGGGGTGAACCTGTCTATCCTGCAGGAAGCGCAGGAAGCAGCCCTGTCCTTACAGCGTGGTACCATAGGCAACAATGTCATGTACTTTGAAACGGGGCAAGGCAGTTCCTTATCGGCCAATGCCCATGCAGGGGTAGATCAGCAAACCTGTGAAGCGCGGGCTTATGCCGTAGCCCGGCGGTTCAGTCCGCTGCTGGTCAATACGGTGGTGGGCTTTATTGGTCCCGAATACTTATATGATGGTAAACAGATCATCCGGGCAGCGCTGGAAGACCATTTTTGCGGCAAGCTCCTGGGCCTGCCAATGGGCGTGGATGTATGTTATACCAACCATGCCGAAGCCGACCAGGATGATATGGACAACCTGCTCACCTTATTGGGCGTAGCGGGCTGTAACTACATCATGGGCATTCCCGGCGCCGATGACATCATGCTCAACTACCAGTCTACCTCCTTCCACGATGCCTTATATGTGCGGAAAGTGCTGGGCCTGCGCCCCGCGCCGGAATTTGAACAATGGCTGGTGAGACAGGGAATTATGAGTAATGAAGGGAATTTGCTGAAGGTGAGTGGAACGCATAAATTGTTAACAGCAATCAACTACAAGTGA
- a CDS encoding glycosyltransferase, whose amino-acid sequence MKTVNDRPLSGINVLMACVPADGHFNPLIPIARYLQQQGAEVQWYTSNIYAPKLKALGIPHWPFRRATDINAQNVDQVLPERKRIKDKIARLNFDMIQGFAARSEEYYQDITTIAQVFPFNILICDSMFSAIPFIKEKMNIPVIGIGIIPLAEASKDVYPYGLGLTPGRGMLDALTRHIMHFVARNILLKKSIATFDRILLNNGLTGTKTDLADTLIKRADAVMQIGIADFEYKRRNLGSNITFIGALYPYTKQTGQPAWSHPKLLVYRKIILVTQGTVEKDTSKLLVPALEAFKNTDTLLIVTTGGSQTAELRKQYPHGNIIIENFIPFKDILPYCKIFITNGGYGGVLQSLGEGVPVIAAGVHEGKSEICARIGYFKVGINLKTETPTPKQLTQAAEEIMGNGEYYANANRMAAKLSKYQPEKTVMQTLVKLVQSKTRYTSATYLSQLNFSGPAGDY is encoded by the coding sequence ATGAAAACAGTGAATGATCGCCCGCTCAGCGGCATCAACGTCCTGATGGCCTGTGTACCGGCCGATGGACACTTCAATCCCCTTATCCCCATAGCCCGCTACCTGCAGCAGCAGGGCGCTGAGGTACAATGGTATACCTCCAACATCTATGCGCCCAAACTCAAGGCACTGGGTATTCCGCACTGGCCTTTCAGAAGAGCCACAGACATCAATGCACAGAACGTAGACCAGGTCTTACCCGAAAGAAAACGTATCAAAGACAAAATAGCCAGGCTCAACTTTGATATGATCCAGGGATTTGCCGCACGGTCGGAAGAATACTACCAGGACATTACCACCATTGCACAGGTATTTCCTTTCAACATCCTGATCTGCGACAGCATGTTCAGCGCCATCCCTTTCATCAAGGAAAAAATGAATATCCCCGTCATCGGCATAGGCATTATCCCGCTGGCTGAGGCGTCAAAAGACGTTTATCCGTATGGACTCGGATTAACGCCCGGACGCGGCATGCTGGATGCCCTAACGCGGCACATCATGCACTTTGTAGCCCGCAACATCCTGTTAAAGAAAAGCATTGCAACTTTTGACAGGATACTGCTTAACAACGGGCTTACCGGCACAAAAACCGACCTGGCAGACACACTCATCAAACGGGCCGATGCCGTGATGCAGATCGGTATAGCCGATTTTGAATACAAACGGAGAAACCTCGGCAGCAACATCACCTTCATTGGCGCCTTATATCCTTATACAAAGCAAACCGGCCAACCGGCCTGGTCGCACCCCAAACTACTGGTATACCGGAAAATAATACTGGTAACACAAGGCACTGTTGAAAAAGATACCAGTAAGCTGCTGGTACCGGCATTGGAGGCCTTTAAGAATACCGACACGTTGCTCATCGTCACCACGGGTGGATCACAAACAGCCGAATTACGTAAACAATATCCGCATGGAAACATCATCATTGAAAACTTCATTCCTTTCAAAGACATATTGCCGTATTGCAAAATATTCATCACCAATGGAGGCTATGGTGGTGTGTTGCAGAGCCTGGGAGAAGGAGTACCGGTAATAGCGGCAGGTGTGCATGAAGGCAAGTCGGAGATCTGTGCACGGATTGGCTACTTCAAAGTGGGCATCAACCTCAAAACGGAAACGCCTACGCCCAAACAACTGACGCAGGCGGCAGAAGAAATAATGGGTAATGGAGAATACTACGCCAATGCAAACCGTATGGCGGCGAAGCTCAGCAAATACCAGCCGGAAAAGACTGTCATGCAAACCCTGGTAAAGCTCGTACAAAGTAAAACACGCTATACTTCTGCCACCTACCTCTCCCAGCTCAACTTCTCCGGCCCTGCCGGGGATTATTAA
- a CDS encoding MutS-related protein encodes MQTPIAFYEERINQYSAELEKLKNRSLLVSIARLASFVALAWSVWQWIQEGSTTYKIFTAGFLVLFILFIRIALTLSDKKKLLEKLLFLNRNEVGLLKNKPNEFDNGIAFTNNDNYTGDLDIFGANSLYHGLNRTTTHHGAQALAGLLQQSLLKKETIEQQQEAVRTLGPQKELRQLITAHGLLHEEKEGNLHDVASWLRWPPILHGKKGPNTMRLLVPAFNIGSIVFYLFTDNYLPLLAGYFIGWCVIGAFAKQINRQHAMLGKKQSILDQYAAILRLFNGVDKGSSTLLQREQATAAEAHRAIKKLSRLSGLFDQRINMLVLLFLNGFFLYDLQCMWSLENWKATNKDRFDKWIACVGAIEVLNSLATFAFNNPAYHWPSVNTAGLSVSGKGLAHPLIPAKECVANDFTMGAQEQLVLVTGSNMSGKTTFLRTVGVNLLLAQCGAPVCAGSFAFTPLNILSSIRVSDSLQEHTSYFMAELKRLKHIVRHVQEQGSPALVLIDEILRGTNSEDKTHGSEMFIKKLLQYNCLTMFATHDLSLSKLEAELPGRLSNYCFESIIRDGELIFDYTLQRGVAKNRNASFLMQKMEII; translated from the coding sequence ATGCAAACACCCATAGCTTTTTACGAAGAAAGGATCAATCAATACAGCGCGGAACTGGAAAAGCTGAAGAATCGCAGCCTGCTCGTGTCCATTGCCCGGCTGGCCAGCTTCGTGGCCCTGGCCTGGAGCGTATGGCAATGGATACAGGAAGGAAGTACCACCTATAAAATATTCACCGCTGGTTTCCTTGTGTTGTTCATCCTTTTCATCCGCATTGCGCTCACACTAAGTGATAAGAAAAAGCTATTGGAGAAACTACTCTTCCTGAACCGGAATGAAGTGGGCCTATTAAAAAACAAGCCCAACGAATTTGACAATGGTATCGCCTTCACCAATAATGACAACTACACCGGCGACCTCGATATCTTTGGCGCCAACTCCCTCTACCACGGGCTCAACAGGACCACTACCCATCATGGCGCCCAGGCGCTGGCAGGCCTGCTGCAACAGTCCTTATTAAAGAAAGAGACCATTGAACAACAGCAGGAGGCGGTACGAACGCTGGGCCCACAAAAAGAGCTGCGCCAGCTCATCACCGCTCATGGCCTGCTGCATGAAGAAAAGGAAGGCAACCTGCATGACGTAGCTTCCTGGCTGCGTTGGCCGCCCATCCTGCATGGTAAAAAAGGGCCCAATACGATGCGCCTCCTGGTGCCCGCCTTTAACATCGGCAGTATTGTCTTTTACCTGTTCACCGATAACTACCTGCCCCTGCTGGCCGGCTACTTCATCGGTTGGTGCGTTATTGGCGCCTTTGCCAAACAAATTAACCGCCAGCACGCCATGCTGGGCAAAAAACAATCCATCCTCGACCAGTATGCCGCTATACTGAGGTTATTCAATGGAGTAGATAAAGGATCATCCACGCTGTTACAACGGGAACAGGCTACTGCCGCAGAAGCACATCGCGCTATTAAAAAACTGTCCCGCCTGTCAGGCCTCTTTGATCAGCGTATCAACATGCTGGTATTACTATTCCTGAACGGCTTTTTCCTCTACGACCTGCAATGCATGTGGTCGCTGGAAAACTGGAAGGCTACCAACAAAGACCGTTTTGATAAATGGATAGCTTGTGTAGGCGCTATTGAAGTCCTTAATTCACTGGCCACCTTTGCCTTTAACAACCCGGCTTATCACTGGCCTTCCGTCAATACTGCGGGGCTTTCTGTTAGCGGCAAAGGTCTCGCCCATCCTTTAATACCAGCGAAGGAATGCGTGGCCAATGATTTCACCATGGGTGCACAGGAGCAACTGGTATTGGTAACCGGCTCCAACATGAGTGGGAAAACCACCTTTTTAAGAACAGTAGGCGTTAACCTCCTGCTGGCGCAATGCGGCGCCCCGGTTTGCGCCGGAAGCTTTGCCTTCACTCCCCTAAACATCTTGTCCTCCATACGGGTAAGCGACTCTCTGCAGGAGCATACCTCCTACTTCATGGCAGAACTCAAACGCCTTAAGCACATCGTACGCCATGTGCAGGAACAGGGATCGCCTGCCCTGGTGCTCATTGATGAAATATTGCGCGGCACCAACTCGGAAGACAAAACCCATGGCTCGGAAATGTTCATCAAAAAACTCCTGCAGTACAACTGCCTGACCATGTTCGCCACCCACGATCTTTCCCTCAGCAAGCTGGAAGCAGAACTGCCCGGCAGGCTCAGCAACTATTGCTTTGAAAGCATCATCCGTGATGGCGAGCTCATCTTTGACTATACCCTGCAACGCGGCGTAGCCAAAAACAGGAACGCCTCCTTCCTCATGCAAAAAATGGAAATTATTTAA
- a CDS encoding GNAT family N-acetyltransferase, with the protein MIIEIILYEDRYKADFKRLNLEWLDKYHLTESHDLMVLNDPRGTILDRGGIIYLAVVADEVVGSAALMKEEEGVYELAKMAVTPEWQGKGISRLLIDQCLETARLWKATKITLFSNSQLKTALQLYEKYGFRHVKVEHSPFTTADVKMELELGVAVGKS; encoded by the coding sequence ATGATCATCGAAATCATTTTATATGAAGACAGGTATAAGGCTGATTTTAAACGGCTAAACCTGGAATGGCTGGATAAGTACCACCTGACAGAATCGCATGACCTGATGGTATTAAATGACCCCCGGGGCACTATTCTTGACCGGGGCGGTATTATTTACCTGGCTGTAGTGGCTGATGAGGTGGTGGGTTCGGCGGCCCTGATGAAGGAAGAGGAAGGCGTGTATGAACTGGCCAAGATGGCTGTAACGCCTGAGTGGCAGGGTAAAGGGATCAGCCGGTTGCTGATAGATCAGTGCCTGGAGACGGCCAGGTTGTGGAAGGCTACCAAAATCACGTTGTTTTCCAATAGCCAGTTGAAGACGGCCCTGCAGTTGTATGAAAAGTATGGTTTCCGGCATGTGAAGGTGGAACATTCTCCTTTTACGACGGCTGATGTGAAGATGGAGCTGGAATTGGGGGTGGCAGTCGGCAAATCGTGA
- the eat gene encoding ethanolamine permease, with protein sequence MSESVTALKKAIRPIHLWAIAVGLVISGEYFGWNYGWGVAGTVGFLIATLVITVLYITFIFSFTELTTSIPHAGGPFAYSYKALGPLGALVAGYATLAEFLLATPAIAFALGNYVHFLYPSLPVLWTAIGCYIIFTGINLLGIKESAVFTLIMTLLAVVELLIYMGIVAPSFTAANFFRNSMPAGWGGVFAALPFAMWLYVCIEGVAMVAEEVKNPAKTIPAGYISGILTLMLLALGVMILTGGITDWQQLTAIDYPLPESIGIVLGKDNSITKLFAGIGLFGLIASFHSIIIGYSRQMFALARSGYLPGFLSVVNRKFQTPHWSLIVGGLFGIIAICLGKTDQLVILSVLGAAVMYIMSMISLFVLRRKEPSLNRPFKAPLYPWFPGIALVLSIVALIAIIWYNQMLSLLFFGGLAFVVFIFLALGKHRQKSLPGLSN encoded by the coding sequence ATGAGTGAATCCGTTACCGCGCTGAAAAAAGCAATACGTCCTATCCACCTCTGGGCCATCGCGGTGGGACTGGTCATCTCCGGCGAGTATTTTGGCTGGAACTATGGATGGGGAGTAGCTGGTACGGTGGGCTTTCTCATCGCTACCCTCGTCATCACTGTCCTGTACATCACCTTCATCTTCAGCTTTACCGAACTTACCACCTCCATCCCCCATGCAGGCGGACCTTTTGCTTATTCCTATAAAGCATTGGGGCCATTGGGCGCCCTGGTAGCCGGCTATGCTACGCTGGCCGAATTCCTGCTGGCTACACCCGCCATCGCTTTCGCCTTGGGCAACTATGTCCATTTTCTATACCCTTCCCTCCCGGTGCTGTGGACAGCCATCGGCTGTTATATCATATTTACCGGCATCAACCTGCTGGGCATTAAAGAATCGGCGGTATTCACGCTCATCATGACCTTACTGGCCGTAGTAGAACTGCTCATCTACATGGGCATTGTAGCGCCCTCCTTTACGGCCGCTAATTTTTTCCGCAACTCCATGCCGGCCGGATGGGGTGGCGTATTTGCTGCACTGCCTTTTGCCATGTGGTTATACGTATGCATTGAAGGCGTGGCCATGGTGGCGGAAGAAGTAAAAAATCCGGCTAAGACCATTCCTGCCGGCTACATCTCCGGTATTCTTACCCTCATGCTGCTGGCCCTCGGTGTGATGATCTTAACGGGTGGCATTACCGACTGGCAACAACTAACCGCCATTGATTATCCCCTGCCCGAATCCATAGGTATTGTATTGGGCAAAGACAACAGCATCACTAAACTCTTTGCGGGCATTGGCCTCTTTGGACTCATTGCTTCCTTTCACAGCATCATCATCGGTTATTCCCGGCAAATGTTTGCATTGGCGCGCAGTGGTTACCTGCCCGGTTTCTTATCGGTAGTGAACCGCAAATTCCAAACACCCCACTGGTCATTGATAGTGGGTGGTTTGTTTGGCATCATCGCCATCTGTTTAGGGAAAACAGATCAACTGGTTATCCTTTCTGTGCTGGGCGCTGCGGTCATGTACATCATGAGCATGATCAGCCTCTTTGTATTACGCAGGAAAGAACCATCATTAAACCGGCCGTTCAAAGCACCGCTGTATCCCTGGTTCCCGGGCATTGCACTTGTATTATCCATCGTGGCCCTCATAGCTATCATCTGGTACAACCAGATGCTCAGCCTGCTGTTCTTCGGCGGACTGGCCTTTGTTGTTTTTATATTCCTCGCATTGGGCAAACACAGGCAGAAAAGCCTGCCAGGCCTCAGCAATTAG